One Sphaerisporangium krabiense DNA segment encodes these proteins:
- a CDS encoding nuclear transport factor 2 family protein yields the protein MVEEDSYAKAIDVFVEATATRDPERRATLLSRAVAADVVFWGPLGRGVGREAVEDFITEVVHGHPSGPGRLVRTTRVDAPGEWARFGWRYETATGDTILSGMDVVHVTARGDIDEIIVFAGSLT from the coding sequence ATGGTGGAAGAGGACTCCTACGCGAAGGCCATCGATGTCTTCGTCGAGGCCACCGCCACGAGAGATCCGGAGCGTCGCGCCACTCTGCTGAGTCGCGCGGTGGCGGCTGACGTCGTCTTCTGGGGGCCGTTGGGCCGGGGAGTCGGCCGTGAGGCCGTCGAGGACTTCATCACCGAGGTCGTCCACGGCCACCCCAGCGGACCGGGCCGCCTCGTCAGGACGACCCGCGTGGACGCTCCCGGAGAGTGGGCGAGATTCGGCTGGCGCTACGAGACCGCGACCGGCGACACCATCTTGTCCGGCATGGACGTCGTCCACGTCACCGCCAGAGGCGACATCGACGAGATCATCGTCTTCGCCGGCTCCCTCACCTGA
- a CDS encoding DUF397 domain-containing protein, with protein MQRRMARPSPLDLLIMAWPCLVEHGQQHDPATRCDPIRDAHGELVEVEPKFRTCPRVAWPPDRPAVEVASNLLALVAVRDSKNLAAPALVVAPAAWPAFLGDLKKLGSLDA; from the coding sequence ATGCAGCGGCGCATGGCCCGCCCGAGCCCGCTCGATCTCCTGATCATGGCGTGGCCGTGTCTTGTGGAACACGGTCAACAGCACGATCCGGCGACCAGGTGCGATCCAATACGTGATGCGCACGGCGAACTCGTCGAAGTGGAACCGAAGTTCAGAACTTGCCCACGAGTTGCCTGGCCCCCGGATCGCCCGGCCGTCGAGGTCGCGTCGAACCTCCTCGCTCTGGTCGCCGTCAGGGACAGCAAGAACCTGGCCGCCCCGGCACTGGTCGTCGCACCGGCCGCATGGCCGGCGTTCCTGGGTGACCTCAAAAAATTAGGTTCATTGGACGCCTGA